In Anopheles gambiae chromosome 2, idAnoGambNW_F1_1, whole genome shotgun sequence, a single window of DNA contains:
- the LOC1273887 gene encoding cuticlin-4 isoform X2 — protein sequence MGNRMRSLVATFVLLFTVLENVHCDAPLVDSAALPLEHRAVYGPPAPSPVYGTPGLLSGGGGSGGLIGGGGGGGGGDDPWPLSASNDSPQIKHLQVQCEKTHMRVNIEFDRPFYGMIFSKGFYSDPHCVHLKPGTGHLSATFEIFLNSCGMSSSANHNAASFGGPTPSGSYVENTIIIQYDPYVQEVWDQARKLRCTWYDFYEKAVTFRPFQVDMLHAVTANFLGDNLQCWMQIQVGKGPWASEVSGIVKIGQTMTMVLAIKDDENKFDMLVRNCVAHDGKRAPIQLVDQHGCVVRPKIMSKFQKIKNFGPSASVVSFAYFQAFKFPDSMNVHFQCVIQVCRYNCPEPKCAGGDYGLPALTGNGISGEYGAPGPLSGEYGPPHLSEYGVPPAAYPDPRHPSDASGAYSENQDSVVPAPQAQTSANSAENKSDGPVNANDRIESQPQSANPSSNDIHDHINMPPPPPPGQTSYVTVTKQQKKDDGLSGENSGNLVSLGGRPRSVEGLDDLRGVRRRRDTMSVVIRPRIYKRDAQEMTDVNTERIIQVVAPGDVNFALNNASGNETVVIQSQRTVDPETICMSVPSFVGGLVMLLLVLAVASLVAAFLFVRVRHFDRKGNPFSGH from the exons ATGGGCAACCGAATGCGATCCTTGGTCGCGACGTTCGTGCTACTATTCACAGTACTCGAG AATGTCCACTGTGATGCACCGTTGGTCGATTCGGCAGCGCTGCCGCTGGAACACAGAGCCGTCTACGGTCCGCCTGCACCCTCACCAGTATACGGTACGCCTGGTTTGCTGAGTGGCGGCGGAGGTAGCGGCGGCCTGATcgggggcggcggcggtggcggcggcggagaCGACCCGTGGCCACTGTCCGCCTCGAACGACAGCCCGCAGATCAAGCATCTGCAGGTGCAGTGCGAAAAGACGCACATGCGCGTCAACATCGAGTTCGACCGGCCGTTCTACGGCATGATCTTCTCCAAGGGTTTCTACAGCGATCCGCACTGCGTGCATCTGAAGCCGGGCACCGGCCACCTGAGCGCCACTTTCGAGATCTTCCTGAACAGCTGCGGTATGTCCAGCTCGGCCAACCACAACGCGGCAAGCTTCGGCGGTCCGACGCCGTCCGGTAGCTACGTCGAGAACACGATCATCATCCAGTACGATCCGTACGTGCAGGAGGTTTGGGATCAG GCCCGCAAACTCCGCTGCACGTGGTACGACTTCTACGAGAAGGCGGTCACCTTCCGGCCGTTCCAGGTCGATATGCTGCACGCCGTCACGGCCAACTTCCTGGGCGACAACCTCCAGTGCTGGATGCAGATCCAGGTCGGCAAGGGCCCGTGGGCGTCCGAGGTGTCGGGCATCGTGAAGATCGGccaaacgatgacgatggtgctGGCGATCAAGGACGACGAGAACAAGTTCGACATGCTGGTGCGCAACTGCGTGGCCCACGACGGCAAGCGCGCCCCGATCCAGCTGGTCGACCAGCATGGCTGTGTGGTGCGGCCGAAGATTATGAGCAAGTTCCAGAAGATCAAGAACTTTGGCCCGTCCGCGTCGGTCGTTTCGTTCGCCTACTTCCAGGCGTTCAAGTTCCCCGACTCGATGAACGTGCACTTCCAGTGCGTGATCCAGGTGTGCCGGTACAACTGCCCCGAGCCGAAGTGTGCCGGCGGCGACTACGGACTGCCAGCGCTGACCGGTAACGGCATCTCGGGCGAGTATGGTGCACCGGGACCGCTGAGCGGCGAGTACGGACCACCGCACCTGTCCGAGTACGGTGTACCGCCAGCGGCCTACCCGGACCCACGCCACCCGTCCGACGCGTCCGGCGCGTACTCGGAGAACCAGGACAGTGTGGTGCCGGCCCCGCAAGCCCAAACGTCCGCCAACTCGGCCGAGAACAAATCGGACGGTCCAGTGAACGCTAACGATCGCATCGAATCGCAGCCACAGTCAGCGAACCCGTCGTCCAACGACATCCACGACCACATCAAcatgccgccaccgccgccaccaggCCAGACGTCGTACGTCACCGTGAccaagcagcagaagaaggaCGACGGACTGTCGGGCGAGAACAGCGGCAATCTGGTGAGCCTGGGCGGACGGCCCCGCTCGGTGGAGGGACTGGACGATCTGCGCGGTGTGCGCCGACGACGGGACACGATGTCGGTGGTGATCCGGCCGCGCATCTACAAGCGCGACGCCCAGGAGATGACGGACGTCAACACCGAGCGCATCATCCAGGTGGTGGCACCGGGAGACGTCAACTTTGCGCTTAACAACGCGTCCGGCAACGAGACGGTCGTGATCCAGTCGCAGCGAACCGTCGACCCGGAAACGATCTGCATGTCGGTGCCGAGCTTCGTCGGCGGactggtgatgctgctgctcgtgctcGCCGTGGCGTCCCTGGTAGCGGCCTTCCTGTTCGTGCGCGTGCGACACTTCGACCGGAAAG GCAATCCTTTCTCCGGACactaa
- the LOC1273887 gene encoding cuticlin-4 isoform X1 yields MGNRMRSLVATFVLLFTVLENVHCDAPLVDSAALPLEHRAVYGPPAPSPVYGTPGLLSGGGGSGGLIGGGGGGGGGDDPWPLSASNDSPQIKHLQVQCEKTHMRVNIEFDRPFYGMIFSKGFYSDPHCVHLKPGTGHLSATFEIFLNSCGMSSSANHNAASFGGPTPSGSYVENTIIIQYDPYVQEVWDQARKLRCTWYDFYEKAVTFRPFQVDMLHAVTANFLGDNLQCWMQIQVGKGPWASEVSGIVKIGQTMTMVLAIKDDENKFDMLVRNCVAHDGKRAPIQLVDQHGCVVRPKIMSKFQKIKNFGPSASVVSFAYFQAFKFPDSMNVHFQCVIQVCRYNCPEPKCAGGDYGLPALTGNGISGEYGAPGPLSGEYGPPHLSEYGVPPAAYPDPRHPSDASGAYSENQDSVVPAPQAQTSANSAENKSDGPVNANDRIESQPQSANPSSNDIHDHINMPPPPPPGQTSYVTVTKQQKKDDGLSGENSGNLVSLGGRPRSVEGLDDLRGVRRRRDTMSVVIRPRIYKRDAQEMTDVNTERIIQVVAPGDVNFALNNASGNETVVIQSQRTVDPETICMSVPSFVGGLVMLLLVLAVASLVAAFLFVRVRHFDRKGTTASRRPHFVLSELWT; encoded by the exons ATGGGCAACCGAATGCGATCCTTGGTCGCGACGTTCGTGCTACTATTCACAGTACTCGAG AATGTCCACTGTGATGCACCGTTGGTCGATTCGGCAGCGCTGCCGCTGGAACACAGAGCCGTCTACGGTCCGCCTGCACCCTCACCAGTATACGGTACGCCTGGTTTGCTGAGTGGCGGCGGAGGTAGCGGCGGCCTGATcgggggcggcggcggtggcggcggcggagaCGACCCGTGGCCACTGTCCGCCTCGAACGACAGCCCGCAGATCAAGCATCTGCAGGTGCAGTGCGAAAAGACGCACATGCGCGTCAACATCGAGTTCGACCGGCCGTTCTACGGCATGATCTTCTCCAAGGGTTTCTACAGCGATCCGCACTGCGTGCATCTGAAGCCGGGCACCGGCCACCTGAGCGCCACTTTCGAGATCTTCCTGAACAGCTGCGGTATGTCCAGCTCGGCCAACCACAACGCGGCAAGCTTCGGCGGTCCGACGCCGTCCGGTAGCTACGTCGAGAACACGATCATCATCCAGTACGATCCGTACGTGCAGGAGGTTTGGGATCAG GCCCGCAAACTCCGCTGCACGTGGTACGACTTCTACGAGAAGGCGGTCACCTTCCGGCCGTTCCAGGTCGATATGCTGCACGCCGTCACGGCCAACTTCCTGGGCGACAACCTCCAGTGCTGGATGCAGATCCAGGTCGGCAAGGGCCCGTGGGCGTCCGAGGTGTCGGGCATCGTGAAGATCGGccaaacgatgacgatggtgctGGCGATCAAGGACGACGAGAACAAGTTCGACATGCTGGTGCGCAACTGCGTGGCCCACGACGGCAAGCGCGCCCCGATCCAGCTGGTCGACCAGCATGGCTGTGTGGTGCGGCCGAAGATTATGAGCAAGTTCCAGAAGATCAAGAACTTTGGCCCGTCCGCGTCGGTCGTTTCGTTCGCCTACTTCCAGGCGTTCAAGTTCCCCGACTCGATGAACGTGCACTTCCAGTGCGTGATCCAGGTGTGCCGGTACAACTGCCCCGAGCCGAAGTGTGCCGGCGGCGACTACGGACTGCCAGCGCTGACCGGTAACGGCATCTCGGGCGAGTATGGTGCACCGGGACCGCTGAGCGGCGAGTACGGACCACCGCACCTGTCCGAGTACGGTGTACCGCCAGCGGCCTACCCGGACCCACGCCACCCGTCCGACGCGTCCGGCGCGTACTCGGAGAACCAGGACAGTGTGGTGCCGGCCCCGCAAGCCCAAACGTCCGCCAACTCGGCCGAGAACAAATCGGACGGTCCAGTGAACGCTAACGATCGCATCGAATCGCAGCCACAGTCAGCGAACCCGTCGTCCAACGACATCCACGACCACATCAAcatgccgccaccgccgccaccaggCCAGACGTCGTACGTCACCGTGAccaagcagcagaagaaggaCGACGGACTGTCGGGCGAGAACAGCGGCAATCTGGTGAGCCTGGGCGGACGGCCCCGCTCGGTGGAGGGACTGGACGATCTGCGCGGTGTGCGCCGACGACGGGACACGATGTCGGTGGTGATCCGGCCGCGCATCTACAAGCGCGACGCCCAGGAGATGACGGACGTCAACACCGAGCGCATCATCCAGGTGGTGGCACCGGGAGACGTCAACTTTGCGCTTAACAACGCGTCCGGCAACGAGACGGTCGTGATCCAGTCGCAGCGAACCGTCGACCCGGAAACGATCTGCATGTCGGTGCCGAGCTTCGTCGGCGGactggtgatgctgctgctcgtgctcGCCGTGGCGTCCCTGGTAGCGGCCTTCCTGTTCGTGCGCGTGCGACACTTCGACCGGAAAGGTACGACCGCCAGCCGCCGACCGCACTTTGTACTGTCGGAGCTGTGGACCTAA